The proteins below are encoded in one region of Misgurnus anguillicaudatus chromosome 24, ASM2758022v2, whole genome shotgun sequence:
- the LOC141361581 gene encoding uncharacterized protein produces MSPFEASMGFQPPLFPDQELDAVVPSALAFVRRCRRTWRRARSTLLRTSRRTKAAADRHRRPAPRFICGQKVWLSSKDLSLRGPSRKLAPRFLGPYSIEKVINPVTVKLRLPPALGRVHPVFHVSKLKPVFFSPLNPVPSAPTPPTPQLLDGAPVFTVKSLLDVRRRGRGFQYLVDWEGYGPEERCWVPARDILDPDLIVDFRRRRGSSRSPDELALCPSELWISPAVACDLLSLTHRSPKCGGCPDVCGLSLKPSVCVVSFCRLPRSGLCAQTCY; encoded by the exons ATGTCTCCGTTTGAAGCTTCCATGGGTTTTCAGCCCCCTCTTTTCCCAGATCAAGAACTCGATGCGGTGGTCCCGTCTGCGCTAGCCTTTGTTCGACGTTGCAGACGCACCTGGAGGAGGGCTAGAAGTACTTTACTCAGGACCTCCAGACGGACCAAAGCCGCGGCTGATCGTCACCGTAGACCCGCGCCCCGCTTTATTTGTGGGCAGAAGGTATGGCTTTCTTCCAAGGATCTGTCTCTCCGAGGGCCATCTCGCAAGTTGGCACCTCGCTTCCTTGGGCCATACAGTATTGAAAAGGTTATTAACCCGGTGACGGTTAAGCTCAGATTGCCTCCTGCTCTCGGTCGGGTTCATCCAGTTTTTCATGTGTCTAAACTGAAACCTGTGTTTTTTTCTCCCCTTAACCCTGTCCCTTCTGCTCCCACCCCTCCCACCCCGCAGCTTTTGGACGGTGCCCCAGTTTTTACTGTTAAATCCCTTTTAGATGTGCGTCGGCGGGGCAGGGGGTTTCAGTATTTAGTGGATTGGGAGGGTtatggtccggaggagaggtgttgggtaccggcccggGACATCCTGGACCCTGACCTGATTGTGGACTTCCGTCGGCGACGAG GATCATCTCGCTCGCCTGACGAGTTGGCGTTGTGCCCTAGCGAGCTGTGGATCTCTCCTGCTGTGGCTTGTGATCTTCTCTCTCTCACCCACCGTTCGCCTAAGTGTGGCGGTTGCCCGGACGTGTGTGGACTATCTCTGAAGcccagtgtgtgtgtggtttcctTTTGCCGTCTGCCTCGGAGTGGCCTTTGCGCCCAGACGTGCTACTGa